One window from the genome of Plasmodium relictum strain SGS1 genome assembly, chromosome: 12 encodes:
- a CDS encoding adenosine-diphosphatase, putative, which produces MKNDGITKKKSLKIIVLVYAIFIYLNLNIKCEHLNELNKNDKANLDIYKSVIIDAGSTGTRVHIYNYKIINDSENIKIYIPSISYKASPGLVYILNNYFSDDKETFYDYFKKIKNFINENIEKKERSSTVILFRASGGFRLLSISKSKKYVNFLKTYLYNNFNEFLLIDELLIKVLSGKEEAILSFVSIYSLLEKSLDSPVIFTNDNKNSNSNTINNVNTENNVNLSNEINENNKINIMDNSNNENKNNSNDVMGVIEIGGASAQIVIKIPQSKMNDDILNLFNYRLKENKKNSIIKENYKNKNIVKIKLFHKNIFLYCKSYLALGRQNAMKTYLHYVVHKNKKEKKLKKFIPVPCFPRNFKFFITNLYKTSIEEDIDDYDEKRVLKKNEYVGVGTGDLNLCRKEIQVILNYSEIDELPFKLKKFIKLYAIENFHHFATDILNISENYNPLLINTNMYMEKAEKLCPLTVDEIRKLVNPNANIEKSQTSCFGLVFLYEFLRHVFKIDSAISFYSTNYINKTIITWTVAVLLMEIPPYFDLIKKQKKKNYYSDEL; this is translated from the exons atgaaaaatgatggaattacaaaaaagaaaTCGCTTAAAATTATAGTTTTAGTTTATGCAATATTTATTTACctgaatttaaatataaaatgtgAGCATTTGAATgaactaaataaaaatgataaagcaaatttagatatatataaatctgTAATAATTGATGCAGGATCAACTGGAACAAGAgtacatatttataattacaaaataataaatgatagtgaaaatataaaaatttatattccTTCTATAAGTTATAAAGCATCTCCTGGTTTggtttatatattaaataattacttCAGTGATGATAAAGAAACTTTTTATGattattttaagaaaattaaaaattttataaatgaaaatattgagAAAAAAGAGCGATCAAGTACAGTTATACTATTTAGAGCATCAGGTGGCTTTAGATTACTAAGTATAAgtaaatcaaaaaaatatgttaacTTTCTTAAAACTTATttgtataataattttaatgagtttttattaattgacgAGTTATTAATCAAAGTATTAAGTGGAAAAGAAGAAGctattttatcttttgtaTCGATTTATTCTCTTCTAGAAAAATCTTTAGACAGTCCCGTAATATTTacaaatgataataaaaatagtaatagtAACACtataaataatgtaaatacAGAAAATAACGTAAATCTAAGtaatgaaattaatgaaaataacaaaattaatattatggataatagtaataatgaaaataaaaacaatagtAACGATGTCATGGGGGTAATAGAAATAGGAGGGGCGTCAGCTCAAATTGTGATTAAAATACCGCAGTCAAAAATGAATgatgatattttaaatttatttaattatagacttaaggaaaataaaaaaaattcaattattaaagaaaattataaaaataaaaatattgtaaaaataaaattatttcataaaaacaTTTTCTTATATTGCAAAAGTTATTTAGCACTAGGAAGACAAAATGCGATGAAAACTTATCTACATTATGTTGTACACAAGaataagaaagaaaaaaaattaaaaaaatttattcctGTTCCTTGTTTTCCTAGgaatttcaaattttttattactaatttatataaaacatCTATTGAAGAGGATATAGATGACTACGATGAAAAAAGGGTATTAAAGAAGAATGAATATGTAGGAGTTGGCACAGGAGATTTAAATTTGTGTAGAAAAGAAATACAAGTAATTTTGAATTATTCGGAAATTGATGAATTACCttttaaattaaagaaatttataaaattatatgcaattgaaaattttcatcattttgcaact gaCATATTGAATATTTCAGAAAATTATAATCCATTATTGATTAATACAAATATGTATATGGAAAAAGCTGAAAAATTATGTCCTCTTACTGTTGATGAAATTAGAAAATTAGTTAACCCTAATgcaaatattgaaaaatctCAAACGTCATGTTTCGG ATTGGTATTTTTATACGAGTTTTTGCGGCatgtttttaaaattgaTAGTGCAATATCATTCTATTCTACAAAttat ataAATAAAACTATTATAACTTGGACTGTTGCAGTTTTATTGATGGAAATTCCACCATATtttgatttaattaaaaaacaaaaaaaaaaaaattattacagTGATGaactttaa